In the genome of Yersinia enterocolitica, the window TGATGTCATCAACGGCATTAAACATCATCATCAATCCCATCCCATTTTCTGGCCAAGAATCCGGCGCTGACAACTCAGGAATATGAGACAACCCACTTTTATTTTGCAAAAATTTTGTAGGTATAGGCTTTCCTTTATCTTGTAAGGTCACAGCTAGTTGATTATTGCCATAATGCATCACAATAGTAATATCTTGGGTGGCATCATAGTTAACACCATGCTTTACAATATTGATAAATGCTTCATTTAATGCAAGTTCCATAGCATAACTGCTAGATGAATCAATCTTTAAGGGTTGAATAAATTGTAGTAACTTTTCATGTAAAACATTCAGGCTAGACAAGGAAGCAGGCAAACATATTCTCATTAACCAGCCCTGTGAGTCACGCTGGTGATAACTCATATCAACGTATCTTTATGTAGGAATTCATCGAACAAAGATTTCTCTGCCATAATAATATCTTTACGCCGTTTATCATCAATGAGCCAGTTTAAACCCGCCTCAGATAAATCAATGGACATACCGTCTGGTGAGATAACTTTCCCAGCAAAAATCATCTGTTGATGCAAATGCGCAATACCCCCGACCCGGGTATAATCAGCAATAAAACTCTGATCGATAACAGCTCCCTGCTCTAATAAACACCCCGCACCAATAATTGTAGGCCCTTTAATCGTTACGCCAGACTGTATTTCTGTACTACTACCAATATAGACTGGCCCTTCAATATCTAAGGTCGAAAAGTCGGCTTTAACATTAAGTCCACACCAGATTTGAGGTGCAATTTTAATTCCCGGCATGGGATAGTCGGGTAAATCTTGATTAAGGATCATGCGATTTACACGCCAAAAATCTTGTAGAGACCCAATATCAACCCATTGGAAGGGCAAGGCAATACCGTAGAAAGGAACACCTAATTCAGCAAGTTTGGGGAACAACTGACTACCAATGTCGTATTCAACGCCATCAGGAATATAATCGAATATTTCTGGCTCAAAAACATAGATTCCGGTATTGGCATTGTTTGATAATGCATCCTCGGTTTTAGGTTTTTCTTGAAACTTACTAACTCTACCCTGCTCATCAGTAACAACAATACCGTATTTGTTTACCTGATCTGCTGAGACTGGGCGCATCACCAAGGTTGCCACACTTTTTCTGGCTCGATGGAAAGCCAATACCTTATCGAAATCTACATCAATTAATGCATCACCACAGACAACGACAAAAGTTTCATCAAAAAAACCTGAGAAATTTTGGATGTGTTTCATTCCACCCGCTGACCCCAGAACATTGTCAACAAAAGTATTACCCTCCATAATACCTTCGTAGGAGTAACCTATTTCTACTCCCCAGGCATGGCCATCACGAAAATAATTCTCGATGTCCACAGATAGATAGCTGGTATTCACCATTAACTGATTAAAACCATATTTTCTTAAATGCTCAATAATCGATTCCATAATAGGTTTTCGAATCAATGGAATCATTGGCTTTGGCAGTATGGTGGTCAGTGGTCTGGCTCTGGTTCCTTTCCCTGCAGCAAGGATCATGGCTTTCATAAATAGGTATTCCTTACAAATTAAGGTGCTACGGAATGCATCTGCTGTAATGTATCGGGTTGATTAGCACCGATAGTAAATATCCTATCCATCCGGGTTAATTTGAACATTCCGTGGATATTATTATTCAGTGAGCAAATAGCCAGTTCACCTTTCCCATTTAAGGTCTTCAACAACGAAACCAGAGCACCTAAACAACTACTGTCGATGAAATCTACCCGACTAAAATCCAATAAAATATTTTTGGCTCCCTGAGCGATCATTGCTTGTATATCTTCCTTAAATTTCAGGGAAACTGATGCATCGAGTCGCCTGATCAAGGGGGTTATCACCAATACATTGTCAATTGTCTGAGTTTCAAAGTTCATTTTTTCTTCCTTACAATGCTGCCAGGAGAGGGGAATTGTTATTGCGTTCGATCACCAGTAACGAGATATCATCACTAAATACAGAACGCCCATTCTGAATATCACTTTGATGTTCATCTTTTTGTACCGGATGCCAGTATTTCAGTGCCTGCTGTACTTGCCCAAAAACAGTTTGCACACAGTCACGTTGACTTGCGGCCAGTAAGTCTTGTAATCGTCGTTCTCCAAATAGCTCTTGCTCAGGGTTTTCACACTCAACAATGCCATCGGTGAATAAATAGAGCCGATCACCCGAAGCAAGAGTGAACGCAGTGTCCTGATAGTCCATCGAATCAATAAGTCCAACCGGTGCACCACCGTCACCAATAGGGGTAATCTGACCTGAACTACTGACAATAAAGGGGGTCGGATGCCCAGCTTGGCAAAGCACCCCACCCGCTGTTTGAACATCGATAACGCCATAAATAAGAGTGAAATAGCTGGCTATATCATCATTCTCTATACAAAAACGGCGATTAAGTTCGCTCACAACTTTGTGTGGCGGGGTAATTAGATAACCAGAGGGAGTATCTGCCAGTGAAATCAGTAAGTTATCTACCGTGCGCCCATTAAGAAATTGGCGTGCAACTGACAGTGAGAGCATCGCCGCAGCCACGCCATGCCCTGCAACATCAATACTATAAAAACCAATGTGTTGATTTCCCAGTTGGAAAAAACTTAACAAGTCACCCGAAACATACGCGGAGGGTATAAACATCCATTCGGCTTGAAAACCACTCACCATTAGCTTTTCTGCTGGCAAAACACTACGTTGCAATTTTGCCGCAGCCTGCAAGTCATCTTCTATTTGTTGGTAGGCTTGGGACAGTTTCTGATTACGGGCATCGAGGGTTGCCTCTAGCATTAATATCCGTTCACCTGCATGTAATCGGGCGCGTAGCTCACTTTGATTTATCGGCTTTGACAGAAAATCATCGGCGCCCGCATCTAATCCTGCGATCAAATCCTCGACGGATTGCCGCACGGTTATCAATACTAAGTAAATATACCTATCGGAATAATGTTTACGGATAGTAGTACAGAGTTTCAACCCATCCATAACTGGCATTTCCCAGTCACTGATCACCATATTGATGGCATTATTATCAAGGATAGCCAAAGCATCTTGGCCATTTTCTGCTTCAAAAACAGTAAATTGCCAATTTTTTAGTAGATTAACCAGTAAAAAGCGATAACTTGCTGAATCATCAACAACAAGAATAGATGTCACACCAGTAGCGGAAGGATGTGGTTGCATAAGTTACCCAAGAGCTTCGTGTAAACATAATTTATCAAACATCATCGTCGATAGAGGATGCTCAACGTCCCTGAACCTTTCATACCCACAAAAACATTATGCTCACTTAACTATTAATAGCGTAATTAAGCGTAGCACAGATTCTTACACCTCCAATTTATAGGGGTAATGTCCAACTGAGATTTATTGTCCCACTACGAAAATTAGCATTTGCATTCTGCCGCCACGGGTAGCGAGTCCCGGTGTAATTGCCATAAAAAAGCGACCAGGACCCCGGAGCGTAGCCAGACGTATAGCCAAAACTATAGGTATAATCATAATTCCAAGGTTGCTGCTGATTCTTGTTAGGGTAATAAAACGCGGACAAACGCAAAAAATAGTGTTGTTGTAAGGTATAGCCACAACTCCCTAAAAAACTGTTCTTATTTTCTTTGATAGTTGATGAAGCGTCAGAGTAATAACGAGGCACATAGCTATAGCCAACTTGACAAATCAGTGAGTCATCTTTGTTAATCAATAATGCAGACTCCACCGTCTTGGGTAAGGTAAATTTATAGCCCAAAGTCCAAGAGCCTTGTTCAAACCGTGTTCTTTGAGCACCTGTCGTAGGGAAGAAACTATTATTATCGTTGTAATTACCATAAACCAAACTAAAAGTACCCGGATGCCAATCGTCATAACCAAAACTATAAACAAAATCGGTACTGTATTTACTGGTATTTTGTAATGGAACCCGAACCGTCATATTGGCAAAAAGATAACTTATTGGGGAATACTGCACACTAAAAAGTCCCCGCTGATTTAGTTTATATATTTCCTCCGAGCTATATTTCCCTGTAGGTACATTAACCATCTTTTTTTTAAGTGGCGAACTATAGGTTAATGCCGTTGAAAATGTGTTCTCATCACCAGAAAAAAGGCGTGACCAAGGGCTGGTAAATAATTTAACAGCTGGTGGATTAGTCGTTTCACTCGCAGTCACCAGCGGGCAGAAAAAGAGTCCACTAAGTAATACCGTGAGTGATTTGTAATGTTTCACTTAAGGTTGTCCTCCCTCCAAATATCCTTGCTGTATCCACGAATAGTCCTGTCGCTGGAAAACTCTCCCATGCCACTTATCGTGTTTAATGCTCGCTTGTGCCAACTGTAAGTATCGCTATAATCGGTCAATGCTTGATATTGTGCGTAACAATAACTATCAAAATCAGCCAAATGGAAATAGTGG includes:
- a CDS encoding ATP-binding protein, producing MRICLPASLSSLNVLHEKLLQFIQPLKIDSSSSYAMELALNEAFINIVKHGVNYDATQDITIVMHYGNNQLAVTLQDKGKPIPTKFLQNKSGLSHIPELSAPDSWPENGMGLMMMFNAVDDISYKVEEGINYLSLIKKIEE
- a CDS encoding mannose-1-phosphate guanyltransferase, whose amino-acid sequence is MKAMILAAGKGTRARPLTTILPKPMIPLIRKPIMESIIEHLRKYGFNQLMVNTSYLSVDIENYFRDGHAWGVEIGYSYEGIMEGNTFVDNVLGSAGGMKHIQNFSGFFDETFVVVCGDALIDVDFDKVLAFHRARKSVATLVMRPVSADQVNKYGIVVTDEQGRVSKFQEKPKTEDALSNNANTGIYVFEPEIFDYIPDGVEYDIGSQLFPKLAELGVPFYGIALPFQWVDIGSLQDFWRVNRMILNQDLPDYPMPGIKIAPQIWCGLNVKADFSTLDIEGPVYIGSSTEIQSGVTIKGPTIIGAGCLLEQGAVIDQSFIADYTRVGGIAHLHQQMIFAGKVISPDGMSIDLSEAGLNWLIDDKRRKDIIMAEKSLFDEFLHKDTLI
- a CDS encoding anti-sigma factor antagonist; the protein is MNFETQTIDNVLVITPLIRRLDASVSLKFKEDIQAMIAQGAKNILLDFSRVDFIDSSCLGALVSLLKTLNGKGELAICSLNNNIHGMFKLTRMDRIFTIGANQPDTLQQMHSVAP
- a CDS encoding response regulator, producing MQPHPSATGVTSILVVDDSASYRFLLVNLLKNWQFTVFEAENGQDALAILDNNAINMVISDWEMPVMDGLKLCTTIRKHYSDRYIYLVLITVRQSVEDLIAGLDAGADDFLSKPINQSELRARLHAGERILMLEATLDARNQKLSQAYQQIEDDLQAAAKLQRSVLPAEKLMVSGFQAEWMFIPSAYVSGDLLSFFQLGNQHIGFYSIDVAGHGVAAAMLSLSVARQFLNGRTVDNLLISLADTPSGYLITPPHKVVSELNRRFCIENDDIASYFTLIYGVIDVQTAGGVLCQAGHPTPFIVSSSGQITPIGDGGAPVGLIDSMDYQDTAFTLASGDRLYLFTDGIVECENPEQELFGERRLQDLLAASQRDCVQTVFGQVQQALKYWHPVQKDEHQSDIQNGRSVFSDDISLLVIERNNNSPLLAAL